The Halomonas sp. 7T genome contains a region encoding:
- the tatB gene encoding Sec-independent protein translocase protein TatB, translated as MLDIGFLELMLIGIVALLVLGPERLPKAARTAGMWIGKIKRTVSGMQREISAQLEAEELRQKLNEQQQKLDDSLKKAKQDVESIADAPSASTSTPAAQHETKQRAVSASARLDDALQTVREDASTVDPNAGTVAENADAKQTNGKKADLKKDSNPQ; from the coding sequence ATGCTGGATATCGGCTTCCTTGAACTCATGCTTATTGGCATCGTTGCGCTGTTGGTTCTTGGCCCTGAGCGCTTGCCCAAAGCAGCGCGTACTGCGGGTATGTGGATTGGCAAGATCAAGCGCACGGTATCCGGTATGCAGCGTGAAATTAGCGCCCAGCTGGAGGCAGAAGAGCTGCGCCAAAAGTTAAACGAACAGCAGCAAAAGCTTGATGACAGCTTAAAGAAAGCTAAGCAGGACGTTGAGAGCATTGCTGATGCACCGTCGGCAAGTACCTCAACGCCCGCCGCGCAGCACGAAACCAAACAGCGAGCCGTCAGCGCCAGCGCACGATTAGACGATGCCCTGCAAACGGTACGCGAAGACGCTAGTACCGTTGATCCAAACGCTGGCACGGTCGCTGAAAACGCCGACGCCAAACAGACTAATGGTAAAAAGGCCGATCTTAAAAAGGATAGCAATCCCCAATGA
- a CDS encoding phosphoribosyl-ATP diphosphatase, whose protein sequence is MSTTANPTPVLDALAEVLKQRRHASAEDSYVASLHHKGLNKILEKVGEEATETLLAAKDAEHGDAQARQALIAETADLWFHSLVMLSHLDLDHHCVLDELAQRLGISGHDEKASRTQR, encoded by the coding sequence ATGAGTACAACCGCTAACCCAACGCCTGTCCTGGATGCATTAGCCGAGGTATTGAAGCAGCGCCGCCACGCGTCAGCAGAAGATTCTTATGTTGCCTCCTTGCATCATAAGGGTTTGAACAAGATACTCGAGAAAGTCGGCGAAGAAGCGACCGAAACGCTGCTCGCAGCAAAGGACGCCGAACACGGCGACGCTCAAGCGCGTCAAGCGCTGATCGCTGAAACCGCCGACCTGTGGTTTCATAGCCTGGTGATGCTGTCGCACCTCGACCTGGATCACCACTGCGTACTCGATGAGCTGGCACAGCGGTTGGGTATTTCTGGTCACGATGAAAAAGCGTCTCGCACACAACGTTAA
- the tatA gene encoding Sec-independent protein translocase subunit TatA: MLGGISIWQLLIVLGIIILIFGTKKLRNVGTDLGGAVKGFKKAMHEEEKDGDKKDADQPQAKVSHEEAGNTYDVQAEEKRSAHEEESRPADSHQERK; encoded by the coding sequence ATGTTAGGTGGTATCAGTATTTGGCAGCTGCTGATTGTTCTGGGCATTATCATCCTGATTTTCGGCACTAAAAAGCTGCGTAATGTGGGCACCGACCTAGGCGGTGCAGTCAAAGGCTTCAAAAAAGCGATGCACGAAGAAGAGAAAGACGGCGATAAAAAAGACGCAGACCAGCCCCAGGCAAAAGTAAGCCATGAAGAGGCTGGCAATACCTACGATGTGCAGGCCGAAGAGAAGCGTTCGGCACACGAGGAAGAGAGCCGCCCTGCCGACAGCCACCAAGAGCGCAAATAA